A stretch of the Lolium perenne isolate Kyuss_39 chromosome 3, Kyuss_2.0, whole genome shotgun sequence genome encodes the following:
- the LOC127342942 gene encoding factor of DNA methylation 1: MDSGEAPDRIDRERGSRWSDPSRDGLSRRHATKAGSDATRHAGRRPPSMDSGEAPDRDRDRDRDRSRRDRCSRWSDPGRDKPPHRHASEADSDGARHGRDKQATHSGLTKRANSPHSPEQPATTHSGRAKRVKEDLPHPSSRQRVEEEPRYSSEPPPPSRRTAPEPRPPRGQNRDEKFVWPWMGVLVNVPTEWKGGRQVGESGNRLKEQFSRFCPQKVIPLWSHRGHTGTAIVEFGKDYACFGNALNFENSFEAEGYGKRDWEARSRFRDPGQEMFGWVARADDLTTPGAIGQHLRENGDLKTVAELEDEGSRKTDKLVGHLASQIEVKNKHAQQLESKYNETTSSLEKIMEDKELIVQKYNQEIQKLQQIARGHSQKIIDENQKLRSELESKMQDLDLKSKQLDDLTLRTDYDRRNLQQEKEKNELKAKYLKMASHEQQRADDNVLKLVEKHKREKQAALDEIIKLEQKLDAKQKLELEIKQLQGKVEVMKHMPGEEDSESKRKIDELNEELQDKLDEMESMESLHKTLLLKERISNDELQDARKKLIEGLRDIITNARANIGIKRMGDLDLKSFASACKHKMSKEDAEVTASILCSKWENEIKNPEWYPFKVIIDDSGKEKEILREDDEKLRELKEEYGEEVCDLVTNALAELNEYNPSGRYSVPELWNFKEKRKATLKEVIQFVMRQWRAAKRKR, translated from the exons ATGGACTCCGGCGAGGCACCTGACCG GATTGACAGGGAACGAGGCTCGAGGTGGAGTGATCCGAGCAGGGATGGCCTGTCTCGTCGTCACGCAACCAAAGCAGGGTCAGATGCTACTCGGCATGCGGGTCGGCGGCCCCCCTCCATGGACTCCGGCGAGGCACCTGACCGTGACCGAGACCGAGACCGTGACCG GAGCCGCAGGGACAGATGTTCGAGGTGGAGCGATCCGGGCAGAGACAAACCACCGCACCGTCACGCATCCGAAGCAGATTCAGATGGTGCTCGGCACGGGAGAGACAAGCAGGCGACCCACAGCGGCCTTACCAAGCGCGCCAACTCGCCTCACTCACCCGAGCAGCCGGCGACGACGCACAGTGGGCGTGCCAAGCGCGTGAAGGAGGACCTGCCGCACCCATCATCCAGGCAGCGCGTGGAGGAGGAACCGCGTTACTCATCGgagccgccgccaccgtcacGGCGAACCGCTCCGGAGCCTCGTCCTCCCCGTGGTCAGAACAGGGACGAGAAGTTCGTCTGGCCCTGGATGGGCGTGCTCGTCAACGTGCCCACCGAGTGGAAGGGCGGGCGCCAGGTCGGGGAGAGTGGGAACCGGCTCAAGGAGCAGTTCTCGCGCTTCTGCCCGCAGAAGGTCATCCCTCTGTGGAGCCACAGAGGCCACACGGGGACCGCCATCGTCGAGTTCGGGAAAGACTACGCTTGCTTCGGCAATGCGCTGAACTTCGAGAACAGCTTTGAGGCAGAAGGTTATGGCAAGCGGGACTGGGAGGCGCGCAGCAGGTTTCGGGATCCAGGCCAGGAGATGTTTGGGTGGGTTGCAAGGGCTGATGACCTAACAACTCCGGGGGCCATCGGGCAACATCTGCGGGAAAATGGTGATCTGAAAACTGTTGCAGAACTTGAGGATGAAGGGAGTCGCAAAACCGACAAACTGGTAGGCCATCTGGCCAGCCAGATTGAGGTTAAGAATAAGCATGCCCAACAACTTGAATCCAAGTACAATGAGACCACCTCCTCACTTGAAAAGATTATGGAAGATAAGGAGCTCATTGTCCAGAAATACAATCAGG AAATCCAGAAGCTGCAGCAAATTGCTCGTGGGCATTCTCAGAAGATCATTGATGAGAACCAAAAGCTCCGTTCAGAGCTTGAATCCAAGATGCAGGACCTGGACTTGAAATCAAAGCAGCTTGATGACCTTACTCTGCGTACCGACTATGACAGAAGAAACCTTCAACAAGAGAAGGAAAAG AACGAGCTTAAAGCAAAGTATCTTAAGATGGCATCACACGAGCAACAGAGGGCTGATGATAATGTTCTGAAGCTTGTGGAAAAACACAAG AGGGAGAAACAAGCTGCTCTAGATGAGATTATCAAGCTAGAGCAGAAATTGGATGCCAAACAGAAGCTTGAGTTAGAAATAAAACAGCTGCAAGGAAAAGTGGAAGTGATGAAGCATATGCCAGGCGAGGAGGACTCTGAATCAAAGAGGAAAATAGATGAActtaatgaagagctacaagacaAGTTAGATGAAATGGAATCAATGGAATCACTCCACAAGACGCTGCTTCTCAAGGAAAGGATAAGCAATGATGAGTTGCAAGATGCTCGGAAGAAGTTGATCGAA GGCTTGAGGGATATTATTACAAATGCCCGAGCAAATATAGGCATTAAAAGAATGGGTGATCTTGATCTGAAGTCATTTGCAAGTGCTTGCAAGCATAAAATGTCTAAAGAAGATGCAGAAGTTACCGCTTCAATTCTTTGTTCCAAGTGGGAGAATGAGATCAAAAATCCAGAATGGTACCCTTTTAAGGTTATCATAGATGACAGCGGGAAAGAGAAG GAAATTCTTCGCGAGGACGACGAGAAGCTTCGAGAGCTGAAAGAGGAGTATGGCGAAGAAGTCTGTGACCTGGTGACAAACGCCCTTGCTGAGCTTAACGAGTACAATCCCAGTGGCCGCTATTCTGTACCGGAGCTGTGGAACTTCAAGGAGAAGCGTAAGGCAACCCTGAAAGAGGTCATCCAGTTCGTCATGAGACAGTGGCGCGCGGCCAAGAGGAAGCGTTGA